A stretch of Schistocerca nitens isolate TAMUIC-IGC-003100 chromosome 6, iqSchNite1.1, whole genome shotgun sequence DNA encodes these proteins:
- the LOC126262862 gene encoding transcription factor Jun, whose translation MVRNCAVPRMETTFYEEAAAYQQRLGDVNHLKRSLTLDLNSVRSASNAKRPRFNASVTNGMVGGPPVLSSPDLNLLKIGSPELEKLIIAQSGLVTTAPTPTPSQILFPPTVTEEQEMYARGFVDALNELHTSDSSQMSAGLDVPVTTSNGVTYTTLESHAGGGGGHVIQQTTFPRLSSYGVVMSPPEVVVKDEPQTVPSLGSSPPLSPINMECQEKIKLERKRQRNRIAASKCRRRKLERISRLEEKVKQLKGENSELGSVVHKLKEQVCHLKEQVMDHVHSGCQIMVSSHF comes from the coding sequence ATGGTTCGCAACTGCGCCGTTCCCAGGATGGAGACGACGTTCTATGAAGAGGCTGCGGCGTACCAGCAAAGGCTGGGCGATGTCAACCACCTGAAACGTAGCCTGACACTCGACTTGAACAGCGTGCGGTCAGCATCTAATGCAAAGAGGCCACGGTTCAACGCGTCTGTGACGAACGGGATGGTTGGTGGACCGCCAGTCCTGTCTTCGCCGGATCTGAATCTCCTGAAGATCGGGTCTCCCGAGCTGGAGAAACTGATCATCGCGCAGAGCGGCCTGGTGACGACGGCGCCCACGCCAACCCCGTCCCAGATTCTCTTCCCGCCAACGGTCACGGAGGAGCAGGAGATGTATGCGCGAGGTTTCGTCGACGCGCTAAACGAGTTGCACACCAGTGACTCGAGCCAAATGAGCGCGGGTCTCGATGTCCCTGTTACTACGAGCAATGGTGTTACTTACACTACGCTTGAAAGCCACGCGGGCGGCGGCGGAGGCCATGTGATTCAGCAGACGACGTTCCCTCGCCTGTCATCGTATGGTGTTGTTATGTCACCTCCGGAAGTAGTGGTCAAGGACGAGCCACAGACTGTACCTAGCCTAGGCTCCTCCCCGCCTCTGTCGCCTATCAACATGGAATGTCAAGAGAAGATCAAGCTGGAGAGGAAGAGGCAACGTAATAGGATAGCTGCTTCAAAGTGTCGCCGAAGAAAACTCGAACGGATCTCGAGGTTGGAAGAGAAAGTAAAgcagctgaaaggagaaaatagcgAGCTAGGCAGTGTCGTCCATAAGTTGAAGGAGCAGGTGTGCCATCTAAAAGAACAGGTTATGGATCACGTGCACAGCGGCTGCCAAATAATGGTATCTTCGCATTTCTGA